CGAGCGGGAGGCCTGCCTCTCGGCCGCGGAGGCGCTGGTCGAAGCCGCCCACGACCTGCTCCGGGTCAAGCCGAAGCAGCCGCACGGTGCCGGGCCCGTCGATCTGCGGCTGGAGGCGCAGGTTCGGGACGAGGCGGACCGCGTCGTCTTCCGCGCCTGCCTCGCGCTCGATATCGAATGGCCCGGCCGGGCCGGCTGATCCGGACGTCCCGCCTACCAGCCGCAATTCGGCATCGGCGGCTGGGCCT
The sequence above is drawn from the Methylobacterium mesophilicum SR1.6/6 genome and encodes:
- a CDS encoding DUF6894 family protein; translated protein: MRSCAVRYFTDFIDNQGVSRDEDGLDFAGEREACLSAAEALVEAAHDLLRVKPKQPHGAGPVDLRLEAQVRDEADRVVFRACLALDIEWPGRAG